A region of the Apium graveolens cultivar Ventura chromosome 6, ASM990537v1, whole genome shotgun sequence genome:
TGTTCACTAATATTTTTCATATGTCTTATGCAGAAATGGCTCCTCCCAGGATTCCCAAGTCGTTCGGGGCGCGTCGTAGCGACAAACCCAAGCCCAAACTAAAGAAAGATGCTACCAAGGCCTAAATATCCACACCTACTCCAGCTCCTATTCCTCAAGCTGTTCCTGTCCCAAAAAGGCAAATCATTTATCTGAACGAAAAGCAGGGTGCACCCAAGAGGCCAAGGGACGCGCCTTTCGGATCTTCTGCTGCTTTGAACTTCCTTGGTCCTTTAGGTTCTCTTCATGTCACAAATAAGAAGGTGGAGCAATGGAGAGCCATGAGCCTGAAGGATGCTGCAGGGCTCCAATTAAGGCTTCTTATCAGATATTCATTCATTCTAATCAAGTGGTGGATAAGTTTTTGGAAGAGAAGGCGCGCCATAAAAGGCTACAGGGTGACAACAACATTTTACAGAATATTCTGAAGGACAAAGACTTTATCCATTCTAAGGACATCAAGGCCTAGGATTCTGAAATCTCTTTTCTCAAAGATGAGGTGGCTAACGTAAATTCTCAACTTGAAATTGCCAACAAGAAGGCTATCTCTCTTCATACTGAGCTAGGAGAAGCAAATATGAGGATCAAATACCTCGAAGGGTAGAAAAAAGATGGGTGGCCTGATGAGAAGAGGGAGACTACTGATGAGGCTTTTGCCAATGGCATTCATTTCTACAGGGTTGGGTTCATGGCCAACGACCCTGACTACACCTTTGAGAAGTTTGGGGAAGAGACAGTTGCTGAAATGACATAGTTCAAGAAAGAATATACTGCAGAGATCAAAGCAAGAAGGGTAAAGCTTGGACTGGAAGAGGAAGAAGCTGAAGGCGCACCTACTGAGGAGGCTTCTAAGGACGCGCCTGAGGTTGACCCTACGATTCCTCTTCAGTCCATTCCTCCAACTGAGAATGTTGAGGGCGCGCCCCAAGCTTCTTGTTTAATCTTTTCCTTTTAATTTTGACTTTCTAAATACTTTGAGGTGCTAGTCCTCTTTTGATGCTGTGCAAAATTGTAAGACTaaatatttttctatttcttattcTGCATTATGACAGTTATATGGGTTTACCCAACTTTCTTTCTTTCGACAAGTATTCAAGGGTGATTTTTGTAAGTAAAATTTTCCAGGTACCACACAAATGGTACACCTTCATGGTTAAGGCACGCCTTAAATCTTAGAAAATATTTTCTTACGACGCGTACTAATATCAGAAAGTGATTTTTTAAGATTCTCACATAAAAAAAATTCTGAGGAAATTCGCCAAGGCGTCTCTACCTTTAGGGCGCGCCCTgtgttatttatcttagcatttTCTACAAATGTTTTACCATAATAATCGCATTCTTTTTATTTTCGCCCTGTCAAAATTTGCTAAGTACGTAGAAGTGTGAGGAGCATCCTACTGTAAAAGCGCGCCTTAATATCCTAACGTATTACCCTTTCAAAGCTAAGCTAAAAAATGAATCCCACCATTATTGTCCATTTTTCATTTGTAACACCATATTTTTTCAAGCCATATTGATCATGGTGCGCCTTCCCATAGGGCGCGCCTCTGGTCTTAGCAGATATTAGGAGATTTTACAACTTCTGATTTAGGGCGCGTCCCTTAGTACATATATGGAATTCAACTATCATATTACATCATGGATATCTTTTATTTGTGTAGTATAAATAACTTTTCCTTCATCATTAAGGTACTTCTCTATTAGGGAGCGCCCTAACTTTCTCTTAGAGTATAAATTCCAAGTAAACAAAACAATTGAAGCAACTTTTTTCTTTTATtgataatgcgctctagtgtggaaattacaccagtcccatggctactatgctttatggggaaattatttgaaaaaattatCCTTCATCTAGTTCCAAGGTTTGTAGTAATGTATACTACCACCCTATGCTTGgaggaatttatttgctactagTATATTACATAGAAATCAATCATAAAAATGAGGGGCCCAAAGCCacaccctactgataatactttcACAAGTGCTCTGCATTCCAAGCCCGAGGAATAAGCTGGCCACCCAAATCGTCCAAGCGATAGGTCCCCTTCCAAAGTATAGccttgaccttgtatggtccttcccaattagatCCAAGCAACCCATGCTGAGCTATTTTAGTATTCGGCATGACTTTTTGCAACACAAGATCTCCCACCTTATAGGGCACAAACTTCACCTTCTTATTATAATACCTTGCTATTCTTTGCTGATATGCAGCAAGCTTCAACTGAGAATTCATTCTAGCTTCGTCCATCAAATACAAGTAGAGCCTTTGATtaacttcttcatcttctttgATGAATAAATCCCTTCGCAGAGATCCAGCTCCCACCTCTACGGGAACCTTAGCCTCATACCGGTAAGTTAGTAAAAAATGGGACTCTCCTATGGTTGATCTCGGAGTTGTGTTGTAAGACCAAATGACCATGGGCATTTACTCCGGCCAATATCCCTTCTTTTCTTCCAGCTTAGTCCTTATCCCGAAAATCCTATTACGGTCGGATCTAAAATGAGTTAGAATAAATAGGATTTggtttatttatatttaattatgtTATATGTTATATATAGAATATTTCACTATGTTCTATATATAATGTCATTTTTACCCTTCCTTGGAAGGGTTACATACATGTGCTCGATTCGATCTATTTCTTTATCTCCCCATGAATCATATGTTTGTAACAAAATAGACAGAATTTTCTCAATTCCAATCGATTAGGCATGATCTTCTTTCATGGTTGGCCAGTAATATCCTTGTCTAAGGACTTTCGATGCAAACGAACCACCCCTCGGGTGATTTCCACAAATATCTTCGTGTACCTCTCTAAGAATAAATTTTCCTTCTTCCAGATCTACGCATCGTAACAGCGGTTGATTAAACCCTCTCTTATACAGCACTCCATCATACTCAACGCACTTCACAGCCTGGTAGCGAAGGCATTAGGCCTGTAGCTTGTCTTCTGGAAAAGTCACTGTCGGAATATAGTTATGAATGGGGGTCATCCAGGTCTCTTGTGGGATCCCCTGTGTCTGGAACACACTTACTTCTGGAATATTTGGAATTTCTTGAATTTCCAAAAAAAATTGTCCTAGCAGAACACTGTCCATCTGTGACCCCATCTTTGTCAATGCATCTGCATTGTTATTTTCTTCTCTCGGTACACCTTCCACCTTGGCACTTCCAAACTTTTCCGTAAAATGCTACACACATCTCATATATAACTCTGTCCGGGGTCCTCGGGCCTGAAAACCTCCGTTGACTTGGTTTACTAATAATTCTGAGTCACTCCGAGCCATCAGATTCACAACCCCCACTTCCAAAGCTATTTTCAAACCATTGATTAATgcttcatactcagcatcattaTTGGTGATGTAAAACTTGAAGTGAATGGCATTCATCAGACGATGTCCTTCCGGGATAACCAAAATAATCTCGGCCCTTGCTCCATTGTTATTCGCAGCTCCATCAACATGCAAGATCCATCAAGGGTGTGGGAACTCTTCTCTCACGTCGAGAGGGGGATTTCCTTGTGAGGAAGGTTCTGCCAACACTATAGCCTTATTATCTACCTCAGAATCGAATTCATGTATGAAATCGGCCAATGCCTGCCCTTTGATTGCTCTGCGAGGGCAATATTCTAGATCGAATTgtcccaactctattgcccactttagcatccttcatgatgaCTCCGGCT
Encoded here:
- the LOC141665961 gene encoding uncharacterized protein LOC141665961; the encoded protein is MVIWSYNTTPRSTIGESHFLLTYRYEAKVPVEVGAGSLRRDLFIKEDEEVNQRLYLYLMDEARMNSQLKLAAYQQRIARYYNKKVKFVPYKVGDLVLQKVMPNTKIAQHGLLGSNWEGPYKVKAILWKGTYRLDDLGGQLIPRAWNAEHL